The Klebsiella sp. RHBSTW-00484 genome includes a window with the following:
- a CDS encoding fimbrial protein, giving the protein MKISKLSAVLALAVSTAAISSFSAQATDGTITFNGRVTDQTCTISTPGGKDFTVTLPTVSASTLAAQSATAGRTPFAINLSDCSKGNVATYFEPGATVDFNTGRLNNQAQTDAATNVQIQLLGSNNQFLPILAAGTNGAQENSQWVTVANEGDSADLNYYAEYYATSAAGAGDVTSTVQYTIIYQ; this is encoded by the coding sequence ATGAAAATCTCTAAACTGTCTGCTGTATTGGCATTGGCTGTAAGCACTGCTGCAATTTCTTCTTTCTCAGCTCAAGCTACTGACGGGACTATTACTTTCAATGGTAGAGTGACTGACCAAACTTGTACTATATCCACCCCAGGCGGTAAAGATTTCACCGTAACTCTGCCAACTGTTTCTGCCTCTACTCTGGCAGCTCAGAGCGCAACTGCTGGCCGTACTCCGTTCGCGATCAATCTGAGCGACTGCTCTAAAGGCAATGTGGCTACTTATTTCGAGCCGGGCGCTACTGTTGATTTCAATACTGGCCGTCTGAATAACCAAGCGCAGACTGACGCTGCAACTAACGTACAGATTCAGTTGCTGGGCAGCAACAACCAATTCCTGCCAATCCTTGCTGCTGGTACTAATGGCGCGCAGGAGAACTCCCAGTGGGTTACCGTTGCTAACGAAGGTGACTCTGCTGACCTGAACTACTACGCTGAATATTACGCTACCAGCGCTGCCGGCGCCGGTGATGTAACTTCTACCGTCCAGTACACCATTATTTATCAGTAA
- a CDS encoding fimbrial biogenesis chaperone, with protein MKNSFKKYSLLLSAMLFSSSVFSSVIINGTRIIYPGKQREVTVQLSNNGASPALIQSWIDEGDAKTTPENSKAPFIISPPISRVEPTTGQALRVSLTTASLPQDKESLFWLNVLEIPPAPTGANNSAPENYLQVAFRSRVKLLYRPTGLPGEANDAPEKLQWRFSTAGVSVKNPTPYYVSFTEINAVVNQKRVPLAPNGDMLAPGQEKTLSFSGDITRIADIAYTTINDFGGRVSRTKNKQK; from the coding sequence ATGAAGAACTCATTTAAAAAATACAGCCTATTGCTGAGCGCCATGTTGTTCAGCAGCAGCGTTTTTTCCAGTGTCATTATTAACGGTACTCGTATTATTTATCCGGGGAAGCAACGGGAAGTTACCGTCCAATTATCAAATAATGGTGCTTCACCGGCACTTATTCAGTCTTGGATTGATGAAGGCGACGCAAAAACCACACCAGAAAACAGCAAAGCGCCATTTATCATTTCACCGCCAATCAGCCGTGTTGAACCGACTACCGGCCAAGCGCTGCGTGTTTCATTGACCACGGCGAGTTTGCCGCAAGACAAAGAATCCTTGTTCTGGTTGAACGTACTGGAGATCCCGCCAGCACCAACCGGGGCTAACAATAGTGCACCTGAAAACTATTTACAGGTGGCATTCCGTTCCCGCGTAAAACTGTTATATCGGCCTACTGGTCTGCCGGGGGAAGCGAATGATGCACCCGAAAAACTGCAGTGGCGTTTCAGCACTGCGGGCGTCAGCGTGAAAAACCCAACGCCGTACTATGTGTCATTTACCGAGATTAATGCAGTCGTAAATCAAAAACGTGTGCCATTGGCCCCGAACGGTGACATGCTGGCACCTGGGCAGGAAAAAACATTGTCCTTCTCCGGTGACATCACGCGTATTGCTGATATTGCTTACACCACCATTAATGATTTTGGCGGACGCGTGTCCCGTACTAAGAATAAGCAAAAGTAA
- a CDS encoding DUF932 domain-containing protein gives MKLASRFGRVNQVRRDRPLTREELMQYVPSVFSENKHESRSDRYTWIPTITILDNLQREGFEPFFACQTRVRDQGRREHTKHMLRLRRTGQLTGHQVPEIILLNSHDGSPSYQMLPGLFRGVCTNGLVCGQSFGEVRVPHKGDVVEKVIEGAYEVLGIFDRVEEKRDAMQSALLPPPAQQAMARAALHYRFGEDHHPVTTAQILTPRRYEDRSDDLWTVYQRVQENLMKGGLSGRTAQGRSNRTRAVNGIDGDVKLNRALWVMAENMLELLGQA, from the coding sequence ATGAAACTAGCCAGTCGTTTTGGACGGGTAAATCAGGTACGGCGCGACCGCCCGTTAACCCGTGAAGAATTAATGCAATACGTCCCCAGTGTTTTTAGTGAGAATAAACACGAATCCCGCAGTGACCGATATACCTGGATACCGACCATCACTATTCTTGATAATCTGCAGCGGGAAGGTTTTGAGCCTTTCTTTGCCTGCCAGACCCGCGTACGTGACCAGGGCCGACGGGAGCACACCAAACATATGTTGCGCCTGCGTCGTACCGGGCAACTTACCGGACATCAGGTTCCCGAAATTATCCTCCTCAATTCACATGATGGCTCACCCAGCTATCAGATGTTGCCGGGATTGTTTCGTGGCGTCTGCACCAACGGGCTGGTCTGCGGGCAGTCATTCGGCGAAGTGCGGGTGCCACATAAAGGGGATGTGGTGGAGAAAGTTATTGAAGGGGCTTATGAGGTACTGGGGATATTTGACCGGGTTGAGGAGAAACGTGATGCCATGCAGTCGGCTCTGTTACCGCCACCAGCGCAGCAGGCGATGGCGAGGGCTGCTCTGCACTATCGTTTTGGTGAAGACCACCACCCCGTAACTACTGCTCAGATACTGACGCCACGTCGTTACGAAGACCGCAGTGATGACCTCTGGACGGTGTATCAGCGGGTGCAGGAGAACCTGATGAAGGGAGGACTCTCGGGGCGCACCGCACAAGGGCGAAGCAACCGTACCCGTGCTGTGAACGGTATCGACGGCGATGTGAAGCTTAACCGTGCGCTGTGGGTGATGGCAGAGAATATGCTCGAACTGCTGGGACAGGCATGA
- a CDS encoding HigA family addiction module antitoxin, with amino-acid sequence MRQFKISHPGEMIARDLADMGISGCRFALNIGVTPATVSRLLAGKTALTPALAIRISAALGSTPEFWLRLQSAFDLRQLESEIDTSNIVLYGTGSDAKTSA; translated from the coding sequence ATGAGACAGTTTAAAATCTCCCACCCCGGAGAGATGATCGCCAGGGATTTAGCTGATATGGGGATTAGCGGTTGTCGATTTGCTCTCAATATTGGGGTTACGCCAGCAACCGTATCTCGCCTTCTGGCTGGAAAAACTGCATTAACTCCCGCACTTGCCATTCGAATATCTGCTGCGCTAGGCAGTACGCCTGAGTTTTGGCTCAGACTTCAAAGTGCCTTCGACTTACGCCAGCTTGAAAGCGAGATAGACACCTCAAATATCGTGCTGTATGGCACAGGAAGCGACGCAAAGACCAGCGCATAA
- a CDS encoding fimbria/pilus outer membrane usher protein, with protein MKELPISAAIKMAWPNYKSILLLSGSALCMAAPAASWANGGADSKKPTAPVEATFNSSFLVGEAQGVDLSRFRDGNPILAGKYSLDVYVNGEWKGKKNIDFKNVPGKNSADTCFTLLSLDEFGVDTATMSGDPAVNTETCKTLAQWVPEAYYRLDTSTLRMDISIPQAALRRSARGYVDPRFWDRGITAGSLLYNFNAFNTHSSANGSNSDSTNAYLTLNAGLNVAGWQLRHDSNVNWRSNDSTHWQNTATYAQRAMPSIRGMLTLGDSYTSGDFFNSIGFRGVQIATDDRMLPDSLNGYAPVVRGVAQSNALVEIRQNNQLIYQTTVAPGEFIINDLYPTGYGGDLNVTINEADGSKRQFSVPYASVAQMLRPGIQRYAITAGRVRDDNLSKEPDMFQATYQRGFTNIITGYTGGIVSDGYGAVLVGSAVATPIGAFAFDVTQSNTRLKQGDQTGQSYKLSYSKLMAETNTNFTIAAYRYSTSGYLSLQDAVYSRDNERKGLSVDAVNRQRSEYQLTLNQGLGDNYGSLYITGSVRDYWNRGGSTKQYQVGYNNYYSRVTYGLSAMRTTDMYNRDETRYYLTLSVPFSVGSQTLSLNSSLGYTDNGYDSSRVGLNGSTGEDNNISYSATLANDRSGGTNSSVSGEYRSRFATMNGSYSYGKDYRQSSIGVSGSVVAHSGGVTLTPQRGQTMVLVEAPDAAGAIVTNSSGVRIDDNGYAVVPYVAPYRMTSVTLDPSGMSRDVELESSSQQVAPYAGAIARLEFKTTKGQALIIHALGPDGNALPFGAEVLDTRNQVVGIVGQGSRIYLRTEAQKGLLQIKWGTQPTQQCSVSYSAKAQINNTDYEIIEASCK; from the coding sequence ATGAAAGAGTTACCTATCTCTGCAGCGATTAAAATGGCGTGGCCCAATTATAAATCGATTCTACTGTTAAGCGGCAGCGCGCTCTGTATGGCGGCCCCTGCAGCGTCTTGGGCGAATGGAGGGGCTGATAGCAAAAAGCCTACGGCACCGGTTGAAGCGACCTTTAACAGTAGCTTCCTGGTTGGGGAAGCGCAAGGTGTGGATCTTTCACGCTTCCGTGATGGTAACCCGATCTTAGCGGGAAAATATTCGCTCGACGTGTATGTGAACGGCGAGTGGAAAGGCAAAAAAAACATCGACTTTAAAAACGTGCCGGGAAAAAACAGCGCTGATACCTGCTTTACCCTACTGTCGTTGGATGAGTTTGGTGTAGACACCGCGACAATGAGCGGGGACCCTGCGGTTAATACCGAGACGTGCAAAACTCTGGCTCAGTGGGTGCCTGAAGCCTATTACCGTTTGGACACCAGTACACTGCGCATGGATATCAGTATCCCCCAAGCGGCGCTGCGGCGCAGCGCTCGCGGCTATGTAGATCCGCGCTTCTGGGATCGTGGCATTACCGCCGGCAGCTTGTTGTATAACTTCAATGCGTTCAATACTCACAGCTCCGCCAACGGCAGCAATTCTGATTCAACTAATGCATACTTAACTTTGAACGCCGGGCTGAACGTGGCTGGTTGGCAACTGCGTCATGACTCCAACGTGAACTGGCGTTCTAACGACAGCACTCATTGGCAAAATACCGCGACTTACGCGCAGCGGGCAATGCCGTCTATCCGCGGCATGCTGACATTGGGTGACAGTTACACCAGCGGTGATTTCTTCAACTCCATAGGTTTTCGCGGTGTTCAGATCGCCACGGATGATCGCATGCTGCCTGATTCCTTGAACGGGTATGCGCCGGTTGTGCGTGGGGTCGCGCAAAGCAATGCTCTGGTGGAAATACGCCAGAATAACCAGCTAATCTATCAAACTACCGTTGCTCCGGGCGAGTTTATCATCAACGATCTCTATCCTACGGGTTACGGCGGCGATCTGAATGTTACCATAAATGAGGCCGATGGCAGCAAACGCCAGTTCAGTGTTCCCTATGCTTCGGTAGCGCAGATGCTTCGTCCAGGCATTCAGCGTTATGCAATAACCGCGGGTCGAGTACGCGATGATAATTTAAGCAAGGAACCCGATATGTTCCAGGCGACTTATCAGCGCGGTTTTACCAACATTATTACGGGATACACAGGTGGGATCGTCAGTGATGGCTATGGCGCAGTGCTGGTGGGCAGCGCGGTTGCGACACCGATCGGCGCATTTGCGTTCGACGTAACGCAGTCTAATACCCGACTGAAGCAAGGTGATCAGACAGGACAGAGTTATAAGCTCAGCTATAGCAAACTGATGGCCGAAACTAATACCAACTTCACTATCGCCGCTTATCGCTATTCAACTTCCGGCTACCTATCTTTGCAGGATGCCGTCTACTCCCGAGACAATGAACGCAAGGGATTGAGCGTAGATGCGGTTAACCGCCAGCGTAGCGAATACCAGCTGACGCTGAACCAAGGGCTGGGGGACAATTACGGTTCCTTGTACATCACCGGTTCGGTGCGTGATTACTGGAACCGTGGTGGGAGCACCAAGCAATACCAGGTGGGCTATAACAACTATTACAGTCGTGTGACCTATGGCCTTTCCGCTATGCGTACCACGGATATGTATAACCGAGATGAGACTCGTTATTACCTGACATTGTCGGTTCCATTCAGCGTCGGTTCGCAGACCCTGAGCCTGAATAGTTCACTAGGCTATACCGACAACGGCTACGACAGCAGTCGTGTGGGCCTGAATGGTTCAACCGGCGAAGACAACAACATCAGCTATAGTGCCACGTTGGCCAACGATCGTTCCGGCGGGACTAACAGTAGTGTGAGCGGTGAATACCGTAGTCGTTTTGCCACGATGAACGGGTCCTACAGCTATGGTAAAGATTACCGTCAATCTTCGATCGGCGTATCGGGTAGCGTCGTTGCCCATAGCGGTGGTGTCACACTGACACCGCAACGCGGGCAGACCATGGTGTTGGTGGAAGCCCCGGACGCCGCCGGCGCGATTGTGACCAACTCGTCAGGCGTTCGTATCGATGATAACGGTTATGCAGTGGTTCCTTATGTTGCGCCATATCGCATGACGAGCGTAACGCTCGATCCGAGCGGCATGTCGCGCGACGTTGAATTGGAAAGCAGCAGCCAACAGGTTGCACCCTATGCCGGTGCGATTGCCCGGTTGGAATTCAAGACAACGAAAGGCCAGGCGTTGATCATTCATGCACTCGGCCCTGATGGCAACGCGTTGCCGTTTGGCGCCGAAGTGCTGGATACCCGTAATCAGGTGGTCGGCATTGTTGGGCAGGGCAGCCGTATCTACTTGCGTACCGAAGCTCAGAAAGGTTTGTTGCAAATTAAGTGGGGCACACAGCCAACGCAGCAGTGCTCTGTCAGCTACAGCGCTAAGGCGCAAATTAATAATACTGACTACGAAATTATTGAAGCGAGTTGCAAATGA
- a CDS encoding inovirus Gp2 family protein — protein sequence MYEYITSHGKLNQYHLKKIEQTIDKALSEHPRVLAVRIDLHTPVLKPLNDMPDEANFARTDSSVISRFTDSLKAKISHHLNKREKEGKRVRKTSLRVVWAREFVPDSHKKHYHVLLLLNGDTFNTLGAYDSKKGTLLRLIRESWMSAVSFIYPPDKELVHTPRNPCYYLNAKDGKKSESYGSLIYRTSYFAKKKSKCFTDGERNFGCSFK from the coding sequence ATGTACGAATATATCACCTCTCACGGAAAATTGAATCAATACCATTTAAAGAAAATAGAACAAACTATTGATAAAGCATTAAGTGAACACCCAAGAGTATTGGCTGTAAGAATAGATTTACATACTCCTGTTCTCAAACCATTAAATGACATGCCTGATGAGGCTAATTTCGCAAGGACAGATTCATCAGTAATATCCCGCTTTACGGATTCTCTGAAAGCAAAAATTTCACATCATCTTAACAAACGGGAGAAAGAGGGTAAACGCGTTCGTAAAACATCATTACGCGTTGTCTGGGCCAGAGAGTTTGTACCTGATTCACATAAGAAACATTATCACGTATTACTGTTACTCAACGGGGACACTTTCAATACACTGGGAGCGTACGATAGTAAAAAAGGTACACTCCTCCGCCTTATACGTGAGTCATGGATGAGTGCTGTCAGTTTCATATATCCCCCCGATAAAGAGTTAGTCCACACACCCAGGAATCCTTGTTATTACCTGAATGCAAAGGATGGCAAGAAAAGTGAGTCATATGGCTCGCTGATTTACCGGACAAGTTACTTTGCAAAAAAGAAAAGCAAATGCTTTACAGATGGTGAACGTAATTTTGGATGTAGCTTTAAATAA
- a CDS encoding MbeD/MobD family mobilization/exclusion protein, translated as MTELETQLLSALEQLPGHYP; from the coding sequence ATGACAGAGCTGGAAACACAGTTGCTGAGCGCATTAGAGCAGTTACCCGGTCACTACCCCTAA
- a CDS encoding helix-turn-helix transcriptional regulator encodes MSQSNSTQQTVKYVNPAKMLRIKDVMEKLGIARATIYDWLNTKSPRYDPTFPIQRRLGTKSVGWLESELDDWINNRPMSI; translated from the coding sequence ATGTCTCAAAGTAACTCAACACAGCAGACAGTAAAGTATGTAAATCCAGCTAAAATGCTCAGGATCAAAGATGTCATGGAAAAGCTAGGCATCGCTCGTGCGACCATCTATGACTGGTTAAACACCAAATCACCACGATATGATCCAACTTTTCCCATCCAACGTCGCCTGGGCACTAAATCAGTTGGCTGGCTGGAGTCAGAACTGGACGACTGGATAAATAATCGCCCGATGTCAATCTGA
- a CDS encoding YfjI family protein: MSVGCSLNDRNNNPVNFFPPILRDAVEEIERELQAPVELIETVVLAAVSLACQGVIKIQHPDGRVSPCPMYYTVIADSGERKSAVFKLVTQPFFDFEKESRQKYTLLMLDYNAELQSWKSQEKALLKVISKKTEKGIDVEYDTQSMKELYRKKPQPPALHKLIYSDTTPEALQQGLCSHVPSSSLMSDEAGIFFKGRAKNNLGFLNLLWDGAPFDIERKSGRCSMDECMFTMLLMIQSSEFKKYIKLQGDYAVGSGFLSRFMITGVTSKRGHRSSVKNNSKSNTIRFHDRIKELLLLSEERYKNNKKHKYLYLSEEAQSALGLVYKHIESRILKDREKHPVVEGMLSKMPENIVRLAGVFHLFSDEHGNEISERTIQAGAKTAYFYYQQALDAISSCSDSIEHNADILYKWLLKYKDPDVNYPQILNTPTILNKMIVRRKGPYALRNSRKLNDALAYLEEDEKIRIEKIKNSNGSTSEIIHIHRH, from the coding sequence ATGAGTGTTGGATGTTCGCTTAATGATAGAAATAACAATCCTGTAAATTTTTTTCCTCCCATTTTAAGAGATGCCGTGGAGGAGATAGAAAGAGAACTACAGGCTCCGGTAGAACTCATTGAAACAGTTGTTCTGGCTGCTGTATCACTGGCATGCCAGGGGGTAATAAAAATACAACATCCAGACGGGAGAGTGAGCCCTTGCCCAATGTATTACACCGTTATTGCTGACTCTGGAGAGAGAAAAAGTGCCGTATTTAAATTAGTCACACAACCATTTTTTGATTTTGAAAAGGAATCACGTCAAAAATATACGTTATTAATGCTGGATTACAATGCAGAACTTCAGTCATGGAAAAGTCAGGAGAAAGCACTATTGAAAGTGATTAGTAAAAAAACCGAGAAAGGAATTGATGTTGAATACGATACTCAGAGCATGAAAGAGCTTTACCGAAAAAAACCGCAACCACCCGCATTGCATAAGTTGATCTACAGTGATACGACACCAGAAGCGCTACAGCAGGGACTCTGCAGTCATGTGCCTTCATCGAGTCTTATGTCGGATGAGGCCGGTATTTTCTTCAAAGGACGTGCAAAGAATAACCTGGGATTTTTAAACCTTTTATGGGATGGAGCTCCGTTTGATATAGAACGAAAAAGTGGCAGGTGTAGTATGGATGAATGTATGTTTACAATGTTATTAATGATTCAGTCCAGTGAGTTTAAAAAATATATCAAACTTCAGGGGGATTATGCAGTAGGCTCAGGGTTTCTGTCCCGTTTTATGATAACCGGAGTAACTTCAAAAAGAGGTCACCGCAGCTCTGTTAAGAATAACAGTAAAAGTAACACCATCAGGTTTCATGACAGAATAAAGGAACTACTGCTGCTTTCTGAAGAGAGGTACAAAAATAATAAAAAGCATAAATATCTATACTTATCCGAAGAGGCTCAGTCAGCACTCGGTTTAGTATATAAACATATTGAATCACGTATACTTAAAGACAGAGAGAAACATCCTGTTGTAGAAGGCATGTTGTCTAAGATGCCTGAAAATATTGTCAGACTGGCTGGGGTTTTTCATCTTTTTAGTGATGAGCACGGAAATGAAATATCTGAAAGAACCATTCAGGCAGGTGCGAAAACAGCGTATTTTTATTATCAACAGGCTCTTGATGCTATCTCATCATGCTCAGATTCAATAGAGCATAACGCTGATATATTGTACAAATGGTTATTAAAATACAAGGATCCTGATGTTAATTACCCTCAAATATTAAACACTCCCACCATTCTGAATAAAATGATAGTAAGGAGAAAAGGCCCATATGCTCTAAGAAACTCAAGAAAACTTAACGATGCGCTAGCTTATCTGGAAGAAGATGAGAAAATAAGAATTGAAAAAATTAAAAATAGTAATGGCAGCACCAGCGAAATAATACATATCCATCGTCATTGA
- a CDS encoding DUF905 domain-containing protein — MTSTRRNIPVNTESHPHLPSGPFTREQASGIAAQYDNIAIEDDQGMHFRLVIRCEGVMVWRAWNFEPEAGVMLNRYIARYGIRRS, encoded by the coding sequence ATGACTTCGACGAGGAGAAACATACCCGTGAACACAGAAAGCCACCCACACCTTCCCTCCGGCCCGTTTACGCGTGAGCAGGCCTCAGGCATTGCAGCACAATATGACAATATCGCCATTGAAGACGACCAGGGGATGCATTTTCGTCTGGTTATCCGTTGTGAAGGTGTGATGGTCTGGCGGGCATGGAACTTTGAACCTGAAGCCGGAGTGATGCTGAATCGCTACATCGCACGTTATGGCATCCGCAGGTCCTGA
- a CDS encoding LuxR C-terminal-related transcriptional regulator: protein MKKIKIYTEDNISGMAIQLFISSINKNIDVLPFSESCNFKIENHTSSIIFFNLAKDNLSCYEKIKFINNNLLNPVDSVPVFIVDNVQSFPYYRLILFSKIIVIDLKSPLSDYQKILDGVYHRYIYIHTLTQRELIIFDLISSEYDCKKISSILDVNFKTVYSHRLKIVSKLKLKNTHDLYNFMVKLKADDELNFE from the coding sequence ATGAAGAAAATAAAAATCTACACTGAAGATAATATTTCAGGAATGGCAATCCAGTTATTTATCAGCAGTATCAATAAAAATATTGATGTATTACCTTTCTCTGAAAGTTGTAACTTTAAAATAGAGAATCACACCAGCAGTATAATTTTTTTTAATTTAGCAAAAGATAACTTGTCCTGCTATGAGAAGATCAAGTTTATCAATAATAATTTATTGAATCCTGTTGATTCTGTACCTGTATTCATAGTTGATAATGTTCAGTCCTTTCCATATTATCGACTAATCCTCTTTTCAAAAATAATTGTTATAGATCTTAAATCTCCGCTTTCAGATTATCAAAAAATACTTGACGGAGTATATCATCGATATATTTACATTCATACTTTAACACAAAGGGAATTAATTATTTTCGACTTAATATCCAGCGAATATGATTGTAAAAAAATATCTTCAATTTTAGATGTTAATTTTAAGACAGTATATTCTCATAGGTTGAAAATCGTAAGTAAACTTAAATTAAAAAACACACATGACTTATATAATTTTATGGTCAAGTTAAAAGCCGATGATGAATTAAATTTTGAATAA
- a CDS encoding EAL domain-containing protein: MLTTPNMLADVYYVFQPMFGRDGNIVAVECLTRLTDAPLPMEEFFRQISVTLRSQILLQQISLVEKHRSWFHQNDIIATVNVDESTLQILTDDAIIQWVRKIGCLHFEMNEFSESLVKSGSIINTLNKEYSLWMDDFGAGYAGFMALENNSFQNIKISKNLLWNLSAQNGGQDLMCALLNYFHVNNYKVVIEGVETLHYVSWLKDMPWFALQGYLWPEKRIDELITTPQRVKTEITL, encoded by the coding sequence ATGCTCACTACACCCAATATGCTGGCTGATGTATATTATGTTTTTCAACCCATGTTCGGTCGTGACGGAAATATTGTTGCCGTAGAGTGTCTGACCCGTCTAACGGACGCCCCCTTGCCCATGGAGGAATTTTTTCGTCAGATATCTGTCACACTACGCTCGCAGATCCTTCTGCAGCAGATTTCGCTTGTTGAAAAGCATCGGTCGTGGTTTCATCAGAATGATATTATTGCTACAGTGAATGTTGATGAATCAACATTACAGATACTGACTGATGACGCTATAATACAATGGGTAAGAAAAATCGGTTGTCTGCATTTTGAAATGAATGAGTTTTCTGAATCGCTGGTGAAATCCGGGTCAATCATTAACACTCTAAATAAAGAGTATTCACTCTGGATGGATGATTTCGGTGCAGGGTATGCAGGTTTTATGGCATTAGAAAATAATTCATTTCAAAATATAAAGATTAGTAAAAACCTTCTGTGGAATTTATCTGCGCAGAACGGCGGGCAGGACCTGATGTGTGCATTATTAAATTACTTCCATGTAAATAATTATAAAGTGGTCATTGAAGGTGTTGAGACTTTGCACTATGTTTCATGGTTAAAAGATATGCCATGGTTCGCTTTACAGGGATATCTGTGGCCAGAGAAAAGGATTGATGAACTTATCACGACACCACAGAGGGTAAAAACAGAAATTACACTATGA
- a CDS encoding helix-turn-helix transcriptional regulator, which yields MSDTDLTKDRLVNMAFITAYTGLTDKWFYKLIKDGEFPKPIKLGRSSRWTESEVKTWLKQRMEKSRGN from the coding sequence ATGTCAGATACAGACCTCACAAAAGATCGCCTCGTTAATATGGCCTTTATTACTGCTTACACTGGATTAACAGACAAATGGTTTTATAAACTCATCAAGGACGGTGAATTCCCGAAGCCGATTAAATTGGGCCGTAGCTCCCGCTGGACTGAAAGTGAAGTAAAGACATGGTTAAAACAGCGTATGGAAAAATCAAGAGGAAACTAA
- a CDS encoding fimbrial protein — MIKYTCVPSLNKTAAKCLMLLGLLMAGGQSAYAACYVNNGYKAQVINMNLGRVLVTPSSQVGDTLVTAQFTINPVSGYGSCTNGGNAIGEILQGSPTSFSNVWSTNIPGIGIRLYREAGSISTYYPHTLRLNGNIAVNLNGGYFKIDIVKTAAQTGSGQLVPGKYTTYYMDGSGRNLPMLESIVDANSLTIVTSTCNVDSGSKNKVVNLDTVTAASFGGVGSTQGEKAFDININCVGGIGEDLLPGNAGQGIVNVRFDYTQDASNAPGVIKSEPGANTASGVAIQLLTGNTTQPIKNGDAVNAGRTIPKQSNTLTLPLKARYYRTGSTIKGGNIKSTATFTIEYN, encoded by the coding sequence ATGATAAAGTATACATGTGTTCCATCGCTGAATAAAACGGCAGCGAAATGCCTGATGCTGCTCGGACTGCTAATGGCAGGTGGTCAGAGTGCTTATGCCGCCTGTTACGTCAATAATGGCTACAAGGCGCAAGTGATCAACATGAATCTTGGGCGTGTGCTGGTTACACCAAGCAGCCAGGTTGGGGATACTTTGGTCACCGCTCAGTTCACGATTAACCCGGTCTCTGGGTATGGCAGTTGTACTAATGGCGGCAACGCGATTGGGGAGATCCTCCAGGGCAGCCCGACGAGCTTCAGCAATGTGTGGAGTACCAATATTCCAGGTATCGGGATTCGTTTATACCGAGAAGCGGGGAGTATAAGTACCTATTATCCCCATACCTTGCGGTTGAACGGCAACATTGCTGTCAACCTGAACGGTGGTTATTTCAAGATCGACATTGTTAAAACCGCCGCACAAACCGGTTCTGGGCAACTGGTCCCTGGAAAGTACACGACTTATTATATGGATGGCTCTGGACGGAACTTACCGATGCTGGAATCGATCGTCGACGCCAACAGTCTGACAATCGTTACATCGACTTGTAACGTGGACAGCGGTTCCAAGAACAAGGTGGTTAATCTGGATACCGTCACCGCAGCCTCATTTGGTGGTGTAGGTTCAACGCAGGGCGAAAAGGCATTTGATATCAATATTAATTGCGTTGGTGGCATTGGCGAGGATCTGTTGCCGGGCAATGCGGGGCAAGGGATCGTCAATGTACGTTTTGACTATACGCAGGATGCTTCCAATGCTCCTGGCGTGATCAAATCCGAACCTGGTGCCAACACCGCATCCGGCGTTGCCATCCAGCTGTTGACTGGCAATACGACCCAGCCGATCAAGAATGGTGATGCGGTCAATGCCGGACGTACCATTCCTAAACAGTCCAATACGCTAACGTTGCCGCTGAAGGCGCGTTACTATCGCACTGGCTCGACAATTAAAGGCGGCAATATAAAATCGACCGCCACCTTTACCATCGAGTACAACTAA